Proteins encoded in a region of the Watersipora subatra chromosome 5, tzWatSuba1.1, whole genome shotgun sequence genome:
- the LOC137397366 gene encoding uncharacterized protein — MMQSFSSLLILLITLLASLDNFTHAKIDGIWQCSGKQSEYTYLDCQTDRNLTDGCYYLIHFAQYRPCNEVCDGVEIGSKDEERCNANCPDFLPMYCKIGPSESTHAGIAKSQVTDGNVRHGAVTTTDRVNFDLSLHYLPLIGGSFLVLAAIIFSVLLGYYFQRKARVLLPNDERLQPKVGQPIMEEKFFQHPMTVTDYPVQSVGDNDLNLKKENMENPEYSALLVK; from the exons atgatgcaatcttttagCAGTCTGCTCATCCTACTCATCACCCTTTTGGCATCACTTGACAATTTCACACATGCCAAAATAGATGGTATCTGGCAGTGCAGTGGTAAACAGTCAGAGTACACCTATCTCGACTGTCAGACTGACAGAAATCTTACGGATGGCTGTTACTACCTGATCCACTTTGCACAGTACAGACCTTGTAATGAGGTCTGTGATGGAGTAGAAATTGGGTCTAAAGATGAAGAGAGATGCAATGCCAACTGTCCAG aTTTCCTCCCAATGTACTGCAAAATCGGTCCTTCCGAAAGTACCCATGCTGGCATTGCAAAAAGTCAAGTAACTGATGGTAATGTAAGACATGGAGCTGTCACCACTACTGATAGAGTCAACTTTGATCTTTCACTGCATTATTTACCGCTGATTGGTGGCAGCTTTCTTGTATTAGCAGCAATCATATTTTCGGTGTTACTTGGCtattattttcaaagaaaaGCCAGAGTTTTACTACCAAATGATGAACGTCTGCAGCCTAAAG TTGGTCAACCCATAATGGAAGAAAAGTTCTTTCAGCATCCGATGACTGTAACAG ATTACCCAGTACAATCAGTGGGTGACAATGATCTGAATCTGAAAAAGGAAAATATG